In Oncorhynchus tshawytscha isolate Ot180627B linkage group LG06, Otsh_v2.0, whole genome shotgun sequence, the following are encoded in one genomic region:
- the bend7 gene encoding BEN domain-containing protein 7 isoform X1 yields the protein MEFSERKRRRKSQSFKLVHEQEQDFDARSFDNAVNIHVNGASKETAMPEAWLGDEGVEIKRQITGMMRLLSDKAGRMYQRVGAEGNSLKQEPQEEHLSWAQPAALPPDLEDPQISIWSSAGETEPSPMSIPNPVPNGQGSGQYGTRSKTQRMLNTTTKGTVKTNDVAPAVVEAPCCMCNCKSTLQAILQELRTMRRLMQTQKGSQEKQEHRAPPCPPCPVPTTPRRRPRKRRPVHKVAPLSAPSKRAAVPPLPPSSPACVPLESGGRRERGSRELERPVHTPASPSTSTSPELSIQTLSMQNKPIPGDDTHNPNYRQPKGLQSSEVWCTVCVCVWGWVVYYQSVCLCCGTNMPLVLSLSLSLSLSLPQSEVRLAEDYEVFIPKAQLDSILVNYTRSGSLLFRKLVCAFFDDTTLANSLPNGKRKRGLNDQRKGLDQNIVGAIKVFTEKYCTAHRIEKLPGPRDWVQILQDQIKLARRRLKRAEATDPQDIFNRPCTESLQLSGEREEREFLTTGCDYNKPACLVKVGKNVTD from the exons ATGGAGTTTAGCGAGAGGAAAAGAAGAAGGAAATCTCAGAGCTTCAAACTGGTCCATGAGCAAGAGCAAG ATTTTGACGCAAGGAGTTTTGACAATGCCGTCAATATACATGTCAATGGAGCATCAAAAGAGACTGCCATGCCAGAAG cCTGGTTGGGTGATGAGGGTGTGGAGATTAAGAGACAGATCACAGGCATGATGCGTTTGCTGAGTGACAAGGCCGGCCGGATGTACCAGCGTGTGGGAGCAGAGGGAAACAGCCTCAAACAGGAGCCCCAGGAGGAGCACCTGAGCTGGGCGCAGCCGGCTGCTTTGCCCCCAGACCTGGAGGACCCCCAGATCAGTATCTGGAGCTCAGCAGGGGAAACAGAGCCCAGTCCCATGTCTATACCCAATCCAGTCCCCAACGGCCAGGGGTCTGGCCAATACGGCACACGTTCCAAGACCCAGAGGATGCTCAACACAACCACCAAAGGCACAGTCAAAACTAATG ATGTGGCTCCTGCAGTGGTAGAGGCTCCCTGCTGTATGTGTAACTGTAAGAGCACCTTACAGGCCATTCTACAGGAGCTACGCACCATGAGGAGGCTAATGCAGACACAGAAAGGTTCCCAGGAGAAGCAGGAGCACAGGGCCCCTCCCTGCCCCCCTTGCCCTGTCCCTACAACTCCGCGTCGCAGACCCCGCAAGAGACGTCCTGTCCACAAAGTTGCTCCACTGAGCGCACCCAGCAAGAGGGCAgctgttccccctctccccccctcatcCCCTGCCTGTGTACCCCTGGAGTccgggggaaggagggagagggggagcagagagctggagagacctGTGCACACCCCTGCCTcaccctctacctccacctcacCCGAGCTCTCCATTCAAACCCTGTCCATGCAGAACAAGCCCATCCCTGGTGACGACACACACAATCCTAACTATAGACAACCCAAAGGTCTTCAATCCTCAGAGGTAtggtgcactgtgtgtgtgtgcgtgtgggggtGGGTAGTGtactatcagtctgtctgtctctgttgtgGGACGAATAtgcctctcgttctctctctctctctctctctctctctctctctcccccagagtGAGGTGCGTCTAGCGGAGGACTATGAGGTGTTTATTCCCAAGGCCCAGCTGGACTCAATCCTGGTCAACTACACACGCTCTGGAAGCCTGCTCTTCAGGAAGTTG GTGTGCGCCTTCTTTGACGACACCACACTAGCTAACTCACTGCCCAACGGCAAGAGGAAGAGAGGTCTGAATGACCAAAGGAAAGGACTTGACCAGAACATTGTGGGAGCCATTAAAG TGTTTACAGAGAAGTACTGCACAGCTCACAGAATAGAGAAGCTGCCAGGCCCTCGAGATTGGGTCCAGATACTACAGGACCAGATCAAACTTGCCCGCAGACGACTAAagagag CAGAGGCTACAGACCCTCAGGACATCTTCAACAGACCGTGCACAg AATCTCTTCAGctgtctggagagagggaggagagggagtttCTAACTACAg GCTGTGACTACAACAAGCCAGCATGTTTGGTTAAGGTGGGGAAGAATGTGACTGATTGA
- the bend7 gene encoding BEN domain-containing protein 7 isoform X2, which translates to MEFSERKRRRKSQSFKLVHEQEQDFDARSFDNAVNIHVNGASKETAMPEAWLGDEGVEIKRQITGMMRLLSDKAGRMYQRVGAEGNSLKQEPQEEHLSWAQPAALPPDLEDPQISIWSSAGETEPSPMSIPNPVPNGQGSGQYGTRSKTQRMLNTTTKGTVKTNDVAPAVVEAPCCMCNCKSTLQAILQELRTMRRLMQTQKGSQEKQEHRAPPCPPCPVPTTPRRRPRKRRPVHKVAPLSAPSKRAAVPPLPPSSPACVPLESGGRRERGSRELERPVHTPASPSTSTSPELSIQTLSMQNKPIPGDDTHNPNYRQPKGLQSSEVWCTVCVCVWGWVVYYQSVCLCCGTNMPLVLSLSLSLSLSLPQSEVRLAEDYEVFIPKAQLDSILVNYTRSGSLLFRKLVCAFFDDTTLANSLPNGKRKRGLNDQRKGLDQNIVGAIKVFTEKYCTAHRIEKLPGPRDWVQILQDQIKLARRRLKREATDPQDIFNRPCTESLQLSGEREEREFLTTGCDYNKPACLVKVGKNVTD; encoded by the exons ATGGAGTTTAGCGAGAGGAAAAGAAGAAGGAAATCTCAGAGCTTCAAACTGGTCCATGAGCAAGAGCAAG ATTTTGACGCAAGGAGTTTTGACAATGCCGTCAATATACATGTCAATGGAGCATCAAAAGAGACTGCCATGCCAGAAG cCTGGTTGGGTGATGAGGGTGTGGAGATTAAGAGACAGATCACAGGCATGATGCGTTTGCTGAGTGACAAGGCCGGCCGGATGTACCAGCGTGTGGGAGCAGAGGGAAACAGCCTCAAACAGGAGCCCCAGGAGGAGCACCTGAGCTGGGCGCAGCCGGCTGCTTTGCCCCCAGACCTGGAGGACCCCCAGATCAGTATCTGGAGCTCAGCAGGGGAAACAGAGCCCAGTCCCATGTCTATACCCAATCCAGTCCCCAACGGCCAGGGGTCTGGCCAATACGGCACACGTTCCAAGACCCAGAGGATGCTCAACACAACCACCAAAGGCACAGTCAAAACTAATG ATGTGGCTCCTGCAGTGGTAGAGGCTCCCTGCTGTATGTGTAACTGTAAGAGCACCTTACAGGCCATTCTACAGGAGCTACGCACCATGAGGAGGCTAATGCAGACACAGAAAGGTTCCCAGGAGAAGCAGGAGCACAGGGCCCCTCCCTGCCCCCCTTGCCCTGTCCCTACAACTCCGCGTCGCAGACCCCGCAAGAGACGTCCTGTCCACAAAGTTGCTCCACTGAGCGCACCCAGCAAGAGGGCAgctgttccccctctccccccctcatcCCCTGCCTGTGTACCCCTGGAGTccgggggaaggagggagagggggagcagagagctggagagacctGTGCACACCCCTGCCTcaccctctacctccacctcacCCGAGCTCTCCATTCAAACCCTGTCCATGCAGAACAAGCCCATCCCTGGTGACGACACACACAATCCTAACTATAGACAACCCAAAGGTCTTCAATCCTCAGAGGTAtggtgcactgtgtgtgtgtgcgtgtgggggtGGGTAGTGtactatcagtctgtctgtctctgttgtgGGACGAATAtgcctctcgttctctctctctctctctctctctctctctctctcccccagagtGAGGTGCGTCTAGCGGAGGACTATGAGGTGTTTATTCCCAAGGCCCAGCTGGACTCAATCCTGGTCAACTACACACGCTCTGGAAGCCTGCTCTTCAGGAAGTTG GTGTGCGCCTTCTTTGACGACACCACACTAGCTAACTCACTGCCCAACGGCAAGAGGAAGAGAGGTCTGAATGACCAAAGGAAAGGACTTGACCAGAACATTGTGGGAGCCATTAAAG TGTTTACAGAGAAGTACTGCACAGCTCACAGAATAGAGAAGCTGCCAGGCCCTCGAGATTGGGTCCAGATACTACAGGACCAGATCAAACTTGCCCGCAGACGACTAAagagag AGGCTACAGACCCTCAGGACATCTTCAACAGACCGTGCACAg AATCTCTTCAGctgtctggagagagggaggagagggagtttCTAACTACAg GCTGTGACTACAACAAGCCAGCATGTTTGGTTAAGGTGGGGAAGAATGTGACTGATTGA
- the bend7 gene encoding BEN domain-containing protein 7 isoform X3, with amino-acid sequence MEFSERKRRRKSQSFKLVHEQEQDFDARSFDNAVNIHVNGASKETAMPEAWLGDEGVEIKRQITGMMRLLSDKAGRMYQRVGAEGNSLKQEPQEEHLSWAQPAALPPDLEDPQISIWSSAGETEPSPMSIPNPVPNGQGSGQYGTRSKTQRMLNTTTKGTVKTNDVAPAVVEAPCCMCNCKSTLQAILQELRTMRRLMQTQKGSQEKQEHRAPPCPPCPVPTTPRRRPRKRRPVHKVAPLSAPSKRAAVPPLPPSSPACVPLESGGRRERGSRELERPVHTPASPSTSTSPELSIQTLSMQNKPIPGDDTHNPNYRQPKGLQSSESEVRLAEDYEVFIPKAQLDSILVNYTRSGSLLFRKLVCAFFDDTTLANSLPNGKRKRGLNDQRKGLDQNIVGAIKVFTEKYCTAHRIEKLPGPRDWVQILQDQIKLARRRLKRAEATDPQDIFNRPCTESLQLSGEREEREFLTTGCDYNKPACLVKVGKNVTD; translated from the exons ATGGAGTTTAGCGAGAGGAAAAGAAGAAGGAAATCTCAGAGCTTCAAACTGGTCCATGAGCAAGAGCAAG ATTTTGACGCAAGGAGTTTTGACAATGCCGTCAATATACATGTCAATGGAGCATCAAAAGAGACTGCCATGCCAGAAG cCTGGTTGGGTGATGAGGGTGTGGAGATTAAGAGACAGATCACAGGCATGATGCGTTTGCTGAGTGACAAGGCCGGCCGGATGTACCAGCGTGTGGGAGCAGAGGGAAACAGCCTCAAACAGGAGCCCCAGGAGGAGCACCTGAGCTGGGCGCAGCCGGCTGCTTTGCCCCCAGACCTGGAGGACCCCCAGATCAGTATCTGGAGCTCAGCAGGGGAAACAGAGCCCAGTCCCATGTCTATACCCAATCCAGTCCCCAACGGCCAGGGGTCTGGCCAATACGGCACACGTTCCAAGACCCAGAGGATGCTCAACACAACCACCAAAGGCACAGTCAAAACTAATG ATGTGGCTCCTGCAGTGGTAGAGGCTCCCTGCTGTATGTGTAACTGTAAGAGCACCTTACAGGCCATTCTACAGGAGCTACGCACCATGAGGAGGCTAATGCAGACACAGAAAGGTTCCCAGGAGAAGCAGGAGCACAGGGCCCCTCCCTGCCCCCCTTGCCCTGTCCCTACAACTCCGCGTCGCAGACCCCGCAAGAGACGTCCTGTCCACAAAGTTGCTCCACTGAGCGCACCCAGCAAGAGGGCAgctgttccccctctccccccctcatcCCCTGCCTGTGTACCCCTGGAGTccgggggaaggagggagagggggagcagagagctggagagacctGTGCACACCCCTGCCTcaccctctacctccacctcacCCGAGCTCTCCATTCAAACCCTGTCCATGCAGAACAAGCCCATCCCTGGTGACGACACACACAATCCTAACTATAGACAACCCAAAGGTCTTCAATCCTCAGAG agtGAGGTGCGTCTAGCGGAGGACTATGAGGTGTTTATTCCCAAGGCCCAGCTGGACTCAATCCTGGTCAACTACACACGCTCTGGAAGCCTGCTCTTCAGGAAGTTG GTGTGCGCCTTCTTTGACGACACCACACTAGCTAACTCACTGCCCAACGGCAAGAGGAAGAGAGGTCTGAATGACCAAAGGAAAGGACTTGACCAGAACATTGTGGGAGCCATTAAAG TGTTTACAGAGAAGTACTGCACAGCTCACAGAATAGAGAAGCTGCCAGGCCCTCGAGATTGGGTCCAGATACTACAGGACCAGATCAAACTTGCCCGCAGACGACTAAagagag CAGAGGCTACAGACCCTCAGGACATCTTCAACAGACCGTGCACAg AATCTCTTCAGctgtctggagagagggaggagagggagtttCTAACTACAg GCTGTGACTACAACAAGCCAGCATGTTTGGTTAAGGTGGGGAAGAATGTGACTGATTGA